The following are encoded together in the Bradymonas sediminis genome:
- a CDS encoding thymidine kinase, whose product MIIQPRNAGWIEVICGPMFSGKTEELIRRMKRSQFARQSLQIFKPQIDDRYATDAIVSHSMQQLPSFPVASVAQMRDELDPYVEVIGIDEVQFFDEDVIEFCNEMADMQRRVVVAGLDQDYLGNPFGPIPRLLAVAEYVTKLHAICVKCGDPAHRSFRLEGDPQQVLVGSDERYEARCRSCFALGFNAPAHPRQGESARRADAPDQVVDTESNSAARESAAVQPLRAASDADSSHFLAQPKEP is encoded by the coding sequence ATGATCATTCAACCTCGAAACGCCGGGTGGATTGAGGTCATCTGCGGACCGATGTTCTCGGGAAAGACCGAAGAACTGATTCGTCGGATGAAGCGATCTCAATTCGCGCGCCAATCTCTCCAGATCTTCAAACCCCAAATCGATGACCGCTACGCGACGGACGCCATCGTCAGCCATAGCATGCAGCAGTTGCCGAGTTTTCCGGTCGCCAGCGTCGCGCAGATGCGCGACGAGTTGGATCCCTATGTCGAAGTGATCGGGATCGATGAGGTGCAATTCTTCGATGAGGACGTCATCGAGTTCTGCAACGAGATGGCGGATATGCAGCGGCGAGTGGTGGTCGCCGGGCTCGACCAGGACTACCTGGGCAACCCCTTTGGCCCGATCCCCAGGTTGCTCGCCGTCGCCGAGTACGTGACTAAGTTGCACGCAATCTGCGTCAAATGCGGGGACCCGGCGCACCGAAGCTTCCGGCTCGAAGGCGACCCGCAGCAGGTCTTGGTGGGCTCCGACGAGCGCTATGAGGCGCGCTGCCGAAGTTGTTTTGCCCTTGGTTTTAACGCGCCGGCTCATCCCCGTCAGGGCGAATCGGCGCGCCGGGCCGACGCGCCCGATCAGGTCGTAGACACCGAATCAAATAGCGCGGCGCGAGAATCGGCGGCCGTTCAGCCGCTTCGCGCCGCGTCCGATGCAGACTCATCCCATTTCCTTGCGCAGCCAAAGGAGCCTTGA
- a CDS encoding uracil phosphoribosyltransferase, producing the protein MDSQYSELDYKLSQIKHHYGDNTHILNDPFCLTQLAKLCSPAVGQPQFNRLVEVLYQQLVVAVMNVEFPRHQATVHSRMKAKSHRGVFRGELIDHETEVVTVDIARAGTLPSQVCYTQLNELMNPERVRQDHLTMSRVTNPADEVVGATVSGEKVGGPVDSRIVLFPDPMGATGSSLSTAISYYKDIFGGKPLRMITLNLVFTPEFINRIKTDHPDVIMYALRLDRGMSSKEVLATEPGTHWEEESGLSEEGYIVPGGGGFGELMNNAWI; encoded by the coding sequence GTGGACAGTCAATATTCTGAACTCGATTATAAACTCAGTCAGATCAAGCATCACTATGGGGATAATACCCATATCCTAAACGACCCCTTCTGCCTCACCCAACTCGCTAAATTATGCTCGCCGGCCGTCGGTCAGCCGCAGTTTAATCGCCTCGTCGAAGTGCTCTACCAGCAGCTGGTCGTGGCGGTGATGAACGTGGAGTTTCCCCGGCATCAGGCTACGGTCCACAGCCGCATGAAGGCGAAGTCTCATCGCGGCGTGTTTCGCGGTGAGCTGATCGACCACGAGACCGAGGTGGTGACGGTGGATATCGCGCGGGCCGGCACCTTGCCCTCGCAGGTCTGCTATACGCAATTGAACGAGTTGATGAATCCGGAGCGCGTGCGCCAGGACCACCTGACCATGAGTCGGGTGACCAACCCCGCCGACGAAGTTGTCGGGGCGACGGTCTCCGGCGAGAAGGTGGGCGGTCCGGTGGACTCGCGTATCGTGCTCTTTCCGGACCCCATGGGCGCCACCGGGTCGTCGCTGTCCACCGCGATCTCCTATTATAAGGATATCTTCGGCGGAAAGCCCTTGCGCATGATTACGCTGAACCTGGTCTTTACCCCCGAGTTCATCAACCGTATCAAGACCGACCACCCCGACGTGATTATGTACGCGCTGCGGCTTGACCGCGGCATGAGCTCCAAGGAGGTGCTCGCCACCGAACCCGGGACGCATTGGGAAGAGGAGAGCGGGCTCAGCGAAGAGGGCTATATCGTCCCCGGTGGCGGCGGGTTCGGTGAGTTGATGAATAACGCCTGGATCTAA
- the hpt gene encoding hypoxanthine phosphoribosyltransferase gives MLDHIEVLISAEEIEKRNRELGAQITKDFAGESIHVIGVLKGCYIFLADLVRHIDLDVSTDFLSVSSYGASTKSSGVVRMIRDLSEPIEGRNVVLIEDIVDTGLTMKYLLDNIKTRHPKSVSVCTLLHKPGGQQGVDVPLDYVGFTIPDKFVIGYGLDYIEFYRNLPYIGYVPEIDERSQDEDSADESK, from the coding sequence TTGCTCGACCATATTGAAGTCTTGATCAGCGCGGAAGAAATCGAGAAGCGCAACCGCGAGCTCGGTGCTCAGATCACCAAGGATTTTGCGGGGGAGTCGATCCACGTGATCGGTGTGCTCAAGGGGTGCTATATCTTCTTGGCCGACCTTGTTCGCCATATCGACCTGGACGTCTCCACCGACTTTTTGAGCGTCTCCAGCTACGGCGCAAGCACCAAGTCCAGCGGCGTCGTGCGCATGATTCGCGACCTCTCCGAGCCGATCGAAGGGCGAAACGTCGTGCTCATCGAGGATATCGTCGACACCGGGCTGACGATGAAATATCTGCTCGATAATATCAAAACGCGCCACCCCAAATCGGTGTCGGTGTGCACGCTGCTGCACAAGCCGGGTGGCCAGCAGGGCGTGGACGTTCCGCTCGATTACGTCGGCTTCACCATTCCCGATAAATTCGTGATCGGCTACGGCCTCGACTATATCGAGTTCTACCGCAACCTCCCGTATATCGGTTATGTCCCCGAGATCGACGAGCGCTCGCAGGACGAGGATTCGGCCGACGAGTCCAAATAA
- a CDS encoding protein kinase domain-containing protein: MSDSSQKGDERLTLPKPPARAPAGPPAKRTPPPGVPVPPPHPSMKARAPGVRSSMEAPSEPTTLRTGDTVAGAFKVQRYLGSSGGAISYLCTEIASGDSVVIKVLSRPFPGDDVYEDYRKRIQVANAIRHKNLTRILGMGKTATNEMFVAMEFVSGASVSGVVAQRREAGEALELRDVFTILAHVCDALEVVHKRIAHGVLTPYNIYLGAQGVVKLGNLTFDRIAGEYLFNEKQSGPFVDSIYVAPEVALNPMEIEPSADLYSLGMLAAELLSENGLPDQRKRARQLALDGMSKYPPSLVNLIASCIDSEPANRPRNVREFRDTFEDAAREAGALLGGPPPPGCLPIEPAVDDDSIPDFDSGDSDLFNIDLPGFNSAGRDGDEERFLLQKDGLDYGPFTREQVLEQLYRDEIDEFCPVLDRISQERVELGEMEDFREDVAEYLPKRAERRRQEAAARAELERKVKKGASIGLIIAVAVGVVTLISMLVFYINQPDPVELPMDKTFAALDFKFLPPPKEFQTIAVDKALMASIFNLNASQEEIERRVKRHTKKVRTKSRKGSGGGGAGAAAEVDLSDNSGSSHFLSDAEINQIIMSQFGQLRGCVMQELRQDRSFKGVTVQFFIRPSGTTGGVKIKEGQYANRPVGDCLKQRFRGMKFPEHGAISNKGVTFPLRVQ, from the coding sequence ATGAGTGATTCCAGCCAAAAGGGAGATGAGCGACTCACCCTACCCAAGCCGCCCGCGCGCGCGCCGGCGGGCCCGCCGGCCAAGCGAACGCCGCCGCCCGGCGTGCCGGTGCCGCCGCCGCATCCGAGCATGAAGGCCAGGGCGCCCGGGGTGCGAAGCAGCATGGAGGCCCCGAGCGAGCCGACCACGCTTCGCACCGGTGACACGGTCGCCGGCGCGTTCAAGGTTCAGCGCTATCTGGGGAGCTCCGGTGGCGCGATCAGCTACCTGTGCACCGAGATCGCCAGCGGCGACTCGGTGGTCATTAAGGTGCTGTCGCGGCCGTTCCCAGGCGACGATGTCTATGAGGACTATCGCAAGCGGATTCAGGTCGCGAACGCGATTCGGCACAAGAATCTCACGCGCATCCTGGGCATGGGTAAGACCGCCACCAACGAGATGTTCGTGGCGATGGAATTTGTCAGCGGCGCGAGCGTCTCGGGGGTCGTCGCCCAGCGGCGCGAGGCCGGAGAGGCGTTGGAGTTGCGCGATGTCTTTACCATCTTGGCGCATGTCTGTGACGCGCTCGAAGTCGTCCACAAGCGCATCGCTCACGGTGTCCTGACGCCCTATAATATCTACCTGGGCGCCCAGGGCGTGGTGAAGTTGGGGAACCTGACCTTCGACCGGATCGCCGGCGAATACCTGTTCAACGAGAAGCAGAGCGGGCCGTTCGTCGACAGCATTTATGTGGCCCCCGAGGTCGCGCTCAACCCCATGGAGATCGAGCCAAGCGCGGATCTCTACAGTCTCGGGATGCTCGCCGCCGAGTTGCTCAGTGAGAATGGCCTGCCGGACCAGCGAAAGCGCGCCCGCCAACTCGCCCTCGATGGCATGAGCAAATACCCGCCGTCGCTGGTCAACCTGATCGCCTCGTGCATCGACTCCGAGCCGGCCAACCGCCCGCGCAATGTGCGCGAGTTCCGCGACACCTTTGAGGACGCCGCCCGCGAGGCCGGCGCGCTGCTCGGCGGCCCGCCGCCCCCCGGCTGCTTGCCCATCGAGCCGGCTGTCGACGACGACAGCATCCCGGACTTTGATAGCGGAGATAGCGACCTCTTTAATATCGATCTTCCCGGCTTTAATAGTGCCGGTCGAGATGGCGACGAGGAGCGCTTCTTGCTGCAGAAGGATGGGCTTGATTACGGCCCATTCACGCGCGAGCAGGTGCTCGAGCAGCTCTATCGCGACGAGATCGATGAGTTTTGCCCGGTGCTCGACCGCATCAGCCAGGAGCGCGTCGAGCTCGGGGAGATGGAGGATTTCCGCGAGGATGTCGCCGAATATCTGCCCAAGCGGGCCGAGCGTCGCCGCCAGGAGGCGGCCGCGCGCGCCGAGCTTGAGCGCAAGGTAAAGAAGGGCGCCTCGATCGGCCTGATCATTGCGGTCGCCGTGGGCGTGGTTACCCTGATCTCCATGCTTGTGTTTTATATCAATCAACCGGACCCGGTTGAGTTGCCAATGGATAAAACTTTCGCCGCGCTGGACTTCAAATTCCTGCCGCCCCCCAAGGAGTTCCAAACCATCGCGGTCGATAAGGCGTTGATGGCCAGTATTTTTAACCTCAACGCCAGCCAGGAAGAGATTGAGCGCCGCGTGAAACGCCACACCAAAAAGGTGCGCACCAAGTCGCGCAAAGGCAGCGGGGGAGGCGGCGCGGGCGCGGCTGCTGAGGTCGACCTTTCGGATAATAGCGGGTCCTCGCATTTCCTGAGCGACGCCGAGATCAACCAGATTATCATGTCCCAATTCGGCCAGTTGCGCGGGTGCGTTATGCAGGAATTGCGCCAGGACCGCTCCTTTAAGGGCGTCACCGTACAGTTCTTTATCCGTCCTTCGGGCACCACCGGTGGCGTCAAAATTAAGGAGGGGCAATACGCTAATCGCCCGGTCGGCGATTGCCTGAAGCAGCGCTTCCGCGGGATGAAATTTCCCGAGCATGGCGCCATCAGCAATAAGGGTGTGACCTTCCCGCTGCGCGTCCAATAA
- the tsaE gene encoding tRNA (adenosine(37)-N6)-threonylcarbamoyltransferase complex ATPase subunit type 1 TsaE, producing the protein MPEIPFDAFGLPEAPLLSLDLDDLDQTVRLGRALAEVFGEGVFIGLLGNLGAGKTTLVQAMVAQLSPGFEARSPTYTLLNHYETQPPMVHIDLYRLESYDDLESIGYWDYVEEPSAISCVEWLDRIPNAWPGEGILIELTRTDEARRARLWASERYRAMLAEDVAARLGMGAG; encoded by the coding sequence ATGCCTGAAATTCCATTTGACGCCTTCGGCTTGCCCGAAGCTCCGCTCCTCTCCCTCGACCTCGATGACCTTGACCAGACCGTGCGCCTCGGGCGCGCGCTGGCCGAGGTCTTCGGCGAGGGCGTTTTTATTGGCCTGCTGGGTAACCTCGGCGCCGGTAAGACCACGCTAGTTCAGGCGATGGTCGCGCAATTATCCCCGGGGTTCGAGGCCCGAAGCCCGACCTACACGCTGCTCAATCACTATGAGACGCAGCCGCCGATGGTGCATATCGACCTCTATCGCCTTGAGAGCTACGATGACCTGGAGTCGATCGGGTATTGGGATTATGTCGAGGAACCGTCGGCGATCAGCTGCGTTGAATGGCTCGACCGCATCCCGAACGCCTGGCCGGGAGAGGGCATCCTCATCGAGTTGACGCGCACCGACGAGGCCCGCCGCGCCCGCCTGTGGGCGAGCGAGCGCTACCGCGCGATGCTCGCCGAAGATGTCGCGGCGCGGCTGGGCATGGGCGCTGGTTGA